The DNA window ATAATACAGAGCTTAAATCTTAAAACAAAACTGGATTTTCTCCTCCTTAAATCATCTAAAGATGTCAAATCTCTAAAGATGTCAAGAATACTAATTACTATTGAAGACAAGAGTTTTAATTGAGTTGCACGGtagtaatttaattcatgtttcCTTTGCGTTCGCGATtcatatttaaagataaattaagcTTCCCTTTAGTCGACGGCCAAGTAGCAAATTTCAATCTTGTTGAGGTTGAaccgtttaattatttagtaaaaattaataagaaatttgatcgaaaaaaaaaggaagctAAAAGAAGGCTTTACATTTATCAGTTATTACTgactctttatatttatttttgatcgGCACGATTCTTTCAGCTTCGTCGCACGACGGGTTTCATCGTCGGAGCGATGCGTCAGAAAATTTTGCCCCGCGCGAGAGCAGCAGTTCGTCTCGTTGCGAAACGCGCGTTtcgcaggcaggcaggcaggcatgTCGGCGGAGTAGAGACAAGCCGATACACAGCGAATCCGCGGCCGGTATCGAAATTACGGCGAAACGGGTTTTCAATTACGAATCACCTTGTCGTATGCGTATGtgtgctcgcgcgcgcgcgcgtgcccGCGGTGAATATAATGCACAGCGCGCGGCGGTTTGCAAGCCGCGAGTGGGCATGATCGAGCATATCATTACGCGACCGGCGATCGATTAGCATAAATCAGCGCGATATTAGCTATGGAAATCCGCATGCTATCGTAATCCCCACGATATGGGGGCATGCGAGCGGCGGCGGGTCAGGCTTCGCTCGGCTCACCGCGCTTCTCTCTCGCTTCTTCGAtcttcctcgtcgtcgtcgtcgtcgtcgtctcgtCCCGCACAGCATCCGTCTCTGCCGTAGTCGGCGACATGACGCGAGATCGTGCAGGAATCTTCGCGAGACCCGGACGACACGCGGTCGTTGTCGCGGGACGAGAGGAGGGACGGAGTTTCTCTTCCGCGACGCTTCGACGACGCACGCGAACGCTGCGTAAGGGATTTGAATCGCTTGCGTTTGTCATCATCTCGCGTGGGCGTGCCTGACGAGATTCTCTACGTTCTACGTCAAACGCGCGTTCATGCTCGCCTCGAAGCTTCGAGAAGTTAAATCGAGGGGAACGGAAGATGGTGGTTCCGGCCTTTGAAATTCGGCGTTAACGTGGAACGAGATCGTCACGGTGACAGCGGGAGAGACGGACGTGCGAGCTAGAAGGAATTCCTCGTCGAAttgatttctttctctccctctgaAGGAAACGGTCGTGGTAACGACACGGCCGTTACTGCCCACCTTGCACACGAGTTCCGCGTCCCAAGGTAGAATGGAGACGAGGTCTATCACCTCGCAGGACGCGCCGAGTTCCTTCTCGACCAGGTCGGCCACCTCCAGCAGTACGTGCACCTGAGTGCCCCAGCCGACGAGCGTCACGGCGTCACCTGAGCGACAAAGAAAAAGAGCCACAGATGTTGTATTCGCGTGTGCATGCGCCATGCAGGAGAGTAATCGCCCGGGGAACGATGAAAGCGCGCGCGGCTAGGTTTCTTCTCTCGCGTATCCTGTTTCAGGACCGGTCacacgtcgcgtcgcgtcgtcgccGGGCGAGATCGCCGCTCCGACGCGACGTGCGTACGTAATGGAAGGACGCGCTCGCCCGATCGCCACATATCCACGGGAAAATCATATTCGCTCGCGAGAGAGCGCGAATAAAAACTTTCTACGGCTTCGAACAACGAGGCCTTCCGTGGCGTTATTTTCGTACGACACGGCGAATAATGTAAAGAAGCGAGGAGAAGTTTAGAGCGCCTGCCGCGCGCTCTAAACATTTCTCCGAAGACATCATTTTACAACcgcaaatatttattcatagtGCATAATAAGCGTTTCCGCGTATAGCCCGAGGATCCGAGAACTTTTTGCAATACTAATTATAAACATGTCGCGCGTCAAAGACGAACTCGCAGGTGGAAACGTCACGTCGCTCAATTAACGTCGttgaaattgaatttataaaatactgcTAATCTGTCGCTATTAATTTCAAACAACCGGAGGGGCACGAAGCGATTTTCATTCatttaagttatataaagcaaatataatgtatagaatttatttttcttgcatGCGAATTATGCGTATGAATAAATTACGCATATAAATTACGTACTTGAAGAGCTACACGCAAACTCTATATTAGTGATATTAAAACTGTCCGGACGATATTGAAACACTTGAGAACATCTCGCAGACTTCAATAATTCAACACTCACCGCTTCTCACAATCTCAGCCTTgccaatttcaattttataatgtgcCAGGGGCACCTCGTCGATCGCAATGCGGTACAAGGTTTTGGGCTCGAATATGATGCAGGGATCCGGCTCGTCGATGCAGCTCAACAGGAGACCCTTCGCGTGCATCGCTCCGCGAGGGACGACGATCTGCAAAAGCGAAAGAAGAAGGATGAAGCTGAGTTTCGAAAAACGAGTCGTGTCCACCCACGATAATCGGCGGCTCCACGACCAGCCTCAAAACAAGCGTGAAATCGATCGGCTCCGGATAACGTCGCCGGCGATATTACGCCGCGTCGATCCTCTCGTATAATCGCGATGTACGATAGCGGCGACCGCTCGCGCATTAGTGTGCGAGCAAAACTTTCTTCATGCATACGTAGAGCGTATATACGTCGTACAATATTCATGGGATTTGTTGAGGAAAGTTGCGAGCTCATCGGCTGTAAAGCCGTCGCGAGATATAGCCGGTGAGGGCtataccccccccccccccgaagAGCGTTCCCGATGATGAGAATCCCGGTGGCTTCGATGCTCGCCCAGCCGCCAAATCATCGCGGTCAGGTCAAGTAAAACGCGTCGATTCAATTTCGATATCCAATGGAAGTGAGTTCCCACGGTGCCAATCGCCGTCGTGTAGCGATTACGCGAAGAACTCAATAGAATAGTGCAAACCTTGTTCAACATTGTAACAGTAACTGTTAGACATTTCGCATATATTGAGGCGCGGACTTTTACAACGAGCTCATTACGTAACTGTCTCTATCTCGATAAGGAACTTGTCTTTTCGCTCGGCTATTGACAGAGAGATACCTCCAGTCTTAAGACGCGGTTCGAGAGGAAGCGAGCGGCTCGACACCGCGTTACGTGTCGACgacaaataaagtaaaaaggaTCTATTTCTACTAGCCTTCAAGCCGGGAGTGTGCGCGAAGTAGGCTTCCGGGCTTTGAGAGTGGTAAAGACCGCCGTGGCCGACAGCTCCGCAAGGCGCGCGAACCGTAAGTTTGCCGCAGTCAAACATATTGCCGCTTCGATACCTTACCTTGGCCGCTTCGTTTACCAACTATAAGGGAAAAACGTATGCACAGTCTCGTTAACACTGtctgttatatttaattcttaccCTCTACTAGCTAACTTATTCATTAAATGCCTAACTAAAACTAAAAACACTATTAAATATCCTTAGtctctatttaataatttgcctGACAAGTGGGATGTACATTTTGTGATTCGAAGTACACGAAGTTTTCAAGCTATAGAAAAGTTCTCGCGCTCTCTGCATTTTTCAAACGAACAGATTTCTTCgctttacttttatattcttCGAACAAGTTAAGTCTTCCTATTAAATCTTTGGgaactttctctctctgggtatattaaacaaaacagtaagtattataattatctatcTGTTATATTCATACGCGCCGAACGAATAATGTGACACCTGATCAAAAGCGGGAAATATGTAATCGGCAAATTGTATTTCGGCAATCGCTGATATTCCTGCGTTGGCTAAGCCGATTCCAAAACCGGCAATTCCTTGCTCGCAAAGAGGAGTATTGAAGACCCGATGGCCACCAAAACGTTTCTTCAAGTCCGTCGTGCAACGGAAGACTCCACCGAATGCCACGTCCTCGCCAAACAccactaaaattaaaaaatattattagcaaCGTTagttcttatttaatttatacttaaaaaaaaggtatacaaatatttaaaagttaacgAAAAATTCAGAGGTTTTCTtagaagaatataattttgttggctTTTCAGATGATTcagtaataattgtttaaaaaacataatcaataatgttaatttttcaaaaatattaagaattcttaaatgtatatttatcaattattattgataaattaagatatatttaaacagaagaaatattttaatgttcaaataatattaatgtatttatttatttaatattaatatatttacgcataattttttttgcataagtacatatttcaataatacaaATAGAATAAAACCCTCACCTGAATGTGGATCATTTTCCAAAGCGATATGAAGTCCGTTATTTATGGCTTGATACATATTCATCTTTTGAATCTCACCTAAAAACacgaattatttatgtaataaatgatacataattaaatataaaataattcccAGATGGGTAAATTCTAAAACATTCTGATGCaacaattgaattaaaaaaagaaaacaaatttcttGGAAATTTTAcaggtaattaaaaaatatttggaaagggttattttcatgtaataaaaacttaaatcaCTTTTGTTATGACGATCTCGatgcatataataataataatagtaataatatttaagcaaaaacacatatttaaaaataatacattaattctcACTTgtcataatatgtataataaaaaaattaattacagtattaattttttaagtagttttatcaaacaaaaatcctgaaataaatttcagtttttttatataatattgtctaaattagtatttattattattttattaattggaaGTCGATTGCCGAccatttttgtaagaaaaattaaataaaatataagttgttaaatttattaacacttATGAGACACACAGGTTTTCGTAAATCTTAATTTAAGttcgtatttttaaaatttatgtacttgtgagataaaatttttcaattttttaaatagtttaagaaatagttaaaaaaattttaaaaattaaatacagaatattttttaaaaaattaatctgaatTGTTAGATCTGGAAATTTTCACTTATACATGACCGTCAtttgttgtatataatttgAGCTGCAAGCTTTTGTTTTTGTAGTTcaacaatttgaataaattttagaaaaaaggtagaagtttaaataaaataattctactGTTACAACAATGTAGGTGACATTTTTCGATATCTTCCTGAAAGCTGACGCCAGCCGGTGTTGCCACATTTTTGATGGTTTCGtactatgtaaaaaaaaaaattttaatgggtTCCTCTCAAGCATTCGCAAAATCCGGTCCTATATATTCTATCCGACAATAGAACTACctacaaattttttacgtatccTTGCACATGAAAAAAGATGATCACCTTCGACAATATATATGATACAAATGTTTTAGTcctaatatttgaatattcaaatgtgcctagaatttttattttattttcgtagaaggaaacatatatatagataatttattcgaaagaaaaggagaaacgagaaaaaagaaagagaatcaTGATAACCCcccgaaaatttttatagaccATCTTTATTTGCCGTAAATAACAATCTTTCGCATCATTAATCTATCATGccaatttaaatacatttaaatacataaaaattgatatatttcttagaattacattttacatattaaactCACATAAACAaaaaggtatttttttatgttttgagatgttttgcatttttttcaaaaagtttcgAAAAGTTATcttacgtaatattttaaaatatcatttcaGATATAAgaatttccgatatcttttagaaagttaaaaaatattttatgtaacaaatgtCTTCAAAATATCCTTTAAAATGACTTTTAAATAACTTCTAGAAATATCttgaatatatcttaataagaGATCTTCTAATCACAAAACCTCGATGTTTTCTGGAAACTTATTGCGTATACACATTTAAAAGTGCGCGTCCGAACGCGCGCCGTGCAAAATAACTGCGTCGATATAAGTAAAAGAAACGAATCgatcgagatatatcgagtaGCGAGTCTCGATCTCGAGTCTCTCGTCAACTGACATACGGTATATGTACACGTGTGGGACGCTGTTTACCTTTTCTCTACGCGTTAAAATAGCCTCAGATCCTTCTGGAAAATGATTAGCATATTCGTGAGCGGTGGGATCCACTTACCGGCGACAGGCGGCTTCTTCTCGCATGGGAAGTACGTGAAGTGCGACTCTCTGGCATGGCTCACGCGACCGGCGGAAATCTCGCGAGCGCGCCTCAAAAGTAACCTCCCAGCAGCGTGTCGCAGCTCCGCATTCAACAGCTCGCCGAGCATCTCTCTcacgttgtcgtcgtcgtccctATCCTTCCCGATAACTCCCTCTCTCACCTTCGGCAGCTCGTCCGAGCGGCAAATCGTTCGGACTGGGAGGTCGCGCGAACGGGTCTTATCTCTATTTTGCACACAATGCCCCTCCACCCCCCCCGCTCGACGACCCCGCGTggaatttttaaaacgtcGCGAGCGAGAatacgcacgcgcgcgtgcgcgcacacgcacacgtacaCGCGTCCGTGCGATCGAGCACGATCGAACGATCGACGCGTCCGTGTCGTACGATCGTACACGAACGGGAAACTGGGTTTCTCTGTGACAACGCGCGCCCCGCGGAACATGACTCGGCCGAAAAGCGGAATAGAGTGGGAGAACAGAAGAATTGACGATAAGCCCGCTGACGTTAGTAGCGCTTATCGCTTATATAGTTGGGTATGCGGACTCCGGAGTTCCGACTGCGTTTTTTCGATCAAACGGATCTACTATATGTCGCGGGTGACATCGCGCCTGACGTCAATCGCGCGTCATTCGATGGCGACTGCCGGACGGAGGGAGCGTCCTAATAACGTACGGCTCGCGTTATTTCAACGCGTTACGAAATAACGTGAAATCGCGTCGagagaatttgttttttattgtgcGCTCCTTCTCCTCCACTCCAATGGCAAATTTCAACGGCTGGATAACGGACGAGGAAGGCACATTCGTATTCATaagagtttatttttttaataaagagttttaaattttatattccaaTCGATTGcgcaatttttgtattttgcagCTATTCAATGAAACTTGTGTGACAACTTTCTTCTGTACCTGTGATCGATCTCGAGTTTCTTTATCGACCGATAGTTGTAATGAGCATTCCCGTGTTCCTGACGATATTCTTTACCGACTGTGGATCTGAACTATTAATTGCGCGGGAAACCCAAGGGGAAAGCTGTAATGGCTGCCATCGGTAAACACGGCGCGAGGACAATAAGCGGACTGCAATCACGGTTTTGCGATCTCCTCGTCTCGGATCAGCACTGACGGATGCGCGTGTGTGCATTGTCGGCCTGTGTCGGCCATTACGAATCCGTTCCCGCAGACGCGTCGTTGTGCTCTCGAAGGTGTAAATTTTCGGCGGATATCTCATAGCACGAGGGAAGCAGAAACTCTGCTGAAATCGATTGATCGGGGATCCGGATCTTATTGAACATGGACATGGACAGATCGAGCAACGGCGAGTACAAGTATCAGAGAGAGGAGGATGCCGACGAGAAACCCAGAATGCTGGACGAGGGTGACGACAAGGACCCTCAGGTCGACAAAGCCGGCGAGTATATGCAGGAGCTCTTGCAGGAGAAGGTCGAGCTAGACGGTCAGAAATGGCCCAACGCTGTACGATTACTGGATCAGGGTGAGTCGAGAgagaaacaatttaaatacaagTTATTTACGTTCCTGATAGGTAATCTTGGAGACGAGTTCATTGTTTGTGACTCCCGAAAACGTTGGAATATCCCGTGCGTCGTCGTTACTTTCATTGAATTGAATAAGCGATCAATGCTAGCGAAATTTTATAGTGTAACAATCAGTTTGACATATGCATCTTGTATTGGTAGaagatacaatttatatttttcgagGTTCTTTGGCTTTTAATTCTTTGCAAACATTGGAATTTGAGGATCCAATCTATCaaatttgaagtattttataGGTGATAAACAGAATCTGTTCAGTTTTCCATTCTGTACAAAGTTGTTAAATGAGGTATTTTGTTAGTCGTGTTTCTTGACAAGCAAAAATTGAAGTTGTTCAAACATCTATGATGTTTGTGCCTggattaatgttaaatatttaatcgttgaagtttattattgtttttagtcttcaattttatttttgatataattagtttaaaagaaacataatatACAAGTGTTAAATCTGACAATAAGCTTGCGTTCTGAAatttactgccagtactgaaaatgtaTAGTACACGTTACATGAACATGAATATAGACTtttagtactggcagtgaattttGGAATGCAGCCCTagtcttataataaaattttgctttaatCTTTAAACGATGATTTTTtcagcaaaaaaatgtttccagTTGTACTTTAAACCATAATCTctaagttttaaataagttgGTCAGCATCGTAATCTAATTTTGTCAttgatttgaataaaaaaaaattgaataaattttttttaaacaaaagataggaatatttctttataaaatagaaaacaccttttttataaatattctgtatatatctgttgatcaaaattctttttaataaagaaagataaatttgaagtaaatataaataagtaataaatatttaaaaaaacacattaagatttaataaattgtaattattttgttacaatagCAAAATTGCATGCTttatagaaattcaaaaaacgGAGACTATGCGCAGACCAATGAGAGAGTCAAAATATGTGGACATTTATCGTGAAAAACCAGTTCGTGTTTCTGTCAAAGTTCTGGTACCTGTTCGTGAACATCCCAAGGTAAGTATTGCTACTTATagcaattaattatcaaacaGATTTGAGAtgaagttatataattttttgctttagtttaattttgtaGGAAAATTGTTGGGGCCGAAAGGCAATTCTATGAAGCGCTTGCAAGAAGAAACAATGTGCAAGATGGCAGTATTAGGTAGAGGATCGATGAAAGATAAGCAAAAAGTAAGTAACAAAggaaaaaacttatattttactctttatttgtaaaaaatggcTCACATTTTTTGTGTTGATTTTTTTGATCTCAGGAAGAAGAACTTCGTGCTTCCTTGAATTTGAAATATGCACATCTTGCCGATGATCTACACGTAGAGATTACAGCTCTTGCCCCACCAGCGGAAGCTTATGCACGTATTGCTTTCGCTCTCGCCGAAGTGCGGAAATACTTGATTCCTGACAACAATGATAATATACGTCAAGAACAAATGCGCGAAATGGAGATGAGCGGATCCGATGAAAATGTTTCGAATGATCGGAGAGGACCTTCGATGAGAGGACCTTCGAATCTTGGTAATGTACCAAGACCCGTTGGGAGGCAGACATTACCTAGAATGGGATCTAGAGGTTGGTTGTACATCTGTTATACAAAttgtatgatatataaaagCTAATCTCCAATGTTTTCTATACTTTTTGTTTCTTGCTTTTTGCCTATTGCTTTTAAACttatcttcaaaatttattgtataaatatagcaattttttaaattaggtatgagaaagttttttttattaattaaagtataatttaattaatattttttgatggtctatttaaaaaaacctatttaaaataaatttttaaacttagatttttgcaagaattttataattattaatattttagcttacaataaacttttattttacatttatctctttttttaaaataatgttaatagtGATAAaggtaataaagaaaatattaaaaaaaattttttttactttttatttacaaggttttgtaaattgctttttacaaaagcatttctttcttatatatttttgtagaaatatgttaattttctgaacataaatatagtaagtatgaaaacaaagttttagactttagtatattttaaggattcataaaaaaattaaagtaaataaattttgtttgattcttgcaaaaattttatatttattacctaTTTGTTTtctgtttgatttttttaaataaaattgttcaaaatatgatattgaataatttagcGTTATAaatcagatttaaaaaaatgaacttATTTAGCGTTTGTAGGAAATcgtttaaacatatttaaatctttcaaatatatatatatatatatatattacttattttttaggTGTTCTTCCTCCACCTGTAAATCGTGGGCCACCCACTAGACCAGCACCAAACAAATCGAAGGTATTCTCGATCTTAGATCGTGCAAGAGCTGCTATGGATCAAAGTTACAAGTGAGTTcatattatacacatttaataatctttatttaaatgtaaattgaattccatatgtatatttaattcctTTCCGTAGCTTTGATACTCAGACTCCTCCACCAACAAACCGTGCTGCATCGCATCATGATTATGATTATCACGGATCATCTGGTAGTAACGCTCGATATGGTGATCGTCA is part of the Monomorium pharaonis isolate MP-MQ-018 chromosome 2, ASM1337386v2, whole genome shotgun sequence genome and encodes:
- the LOC105836687 gene encoding 2-oxoisovalerate dehydrogenase subunit beta, mitochondrial; amino-acid sequence: MLGELLNAELRHAAGRLLLRRAREISAGRVSHARESHFTYFPCEKKPPVAGEIQKMNMYQAINNGLHIALENDPHSVVFGEDVAFGGVFRCTTDLKKRFGGHRVFNTPLCEQGIAGFGIGLANAGISAIAEIQFADYIFPAFDQLVNEAAKVRYRSGNMFDCGKLTVRAPCGAVGHGGLYHSQSPEAYFAHTPGLKIVVPRGAMHAKGLLLSCIDEPDPCIIFEPKTLYRIAIDEVPLAHYKIEIGKAEIVRSGDAVTLVGWGTQVHVLLEVADLVEKELGASCEVIDLVSILPWDAELVCKSVKKTGRAIIAHEAPMTNGFGAEITATVQAECFLYLEAPVQRVTGWDCPFPHIFEPFYLPDKWRCFAAVRDTLKY
- the LOC105836686 gene encoding KH domain-containing, RNA-binding, signal transduction-associated protein 2 isoform X3, encoding MDMDRSSNGEYKYQREEDADEKPRMLDEGDDKDPQVDKAGEYMQELLQEKVELDGQKWPNAVRLLDQEIQKTETMRRPMRESKYVDIYREKPVRVSVKVLVPVREHPKFNFVGKLLGPKGNSMKRLQEETMCKMAVLGRGSMKDKQKEEELRASLNLKYAHLADDLHVEITALAPPAEAYARIAFALAEVRKYLIPDNNDNIRQEQMREMEMSGSDENVSNDRRGPSMRGPSNLGNVPRPVGRQTLPRMGSRGVLPPPVNRGPPTRPAPNKSKVFSILDRARAAMDQSYNFDTQTPPPTNRAASHHDYDYHGSSGSNARYGDRHYTSNSGYTTYEYDDDSAPHSSRDYYESSDYPGG
- the LOC105836686 gene encoding KH domain-containing, RNA-binding, signal transduction-associated protein 2 isoform X1 produces the protein MDMDRSSNGEYKYQREEDADEKPRMLDEGDDKDPQVDKAGEYMQELLQEKVELDGQKWPNAVRLLDQEIQKTETMRRPMRESKYVDIYREKPVRVSVKVLVPVREHPKFNFVGKLLGPKGNSMKRLQEETMCKMAVLGRGSMKDKQKEEELRASLNLKYAHLADDLHVEITALAPPAEAYARIAFALAEVRKYLIPDNNDNIRQEQMREMEMSGSDENVSNDRRGPSMRGPSNLGNVPRPVGRQTLPRMGSRGVLPPPVNRGPPTRPAPNKSKVFSILDRARAAMDQSYNFDTQTPPPTNRAASHHDYDYHGSSGSNARYGDRHYTSNSGYTTYEYDDDSAPHSSRDYYESSDYPEESSSRAWKSYKTTTTSGAASRYRTTPYTRPSNIIANPLASNLPNARRPTMPTMQKPVNERNRS
- the LOC105836686 gene encoding KH domain-containing, RNA-binding, signal transduction-associated protein 2 isoform X2, giving the protein MDMDRSSNGEYKYQREEDADEKPRMLDEGDDKDPQVDKAGEYMQELLQEKVELDGQKWPNAVRLLDQEIQKTETMRRPMRESKYVDIYREKPVRVSVKVLVPVREHPKFNFVGKLLGPKGNSMKRLQEETMCKMAVLGRGSMKDKQKEEELRASLNLKYAHLADDLHVEITALAPPAEAYARIAFALAEVRKYLIPDNNDNIRQEQMREMEMSGSDENVSNDRRGPSMRGPSNLGNVPRPVGRQTLPRMGSRGVLPPPVNRGPPTRPAPNKSKVFSILDRARAAMDQSYNFDTQTPPPTNRAASHHDYDYHGSSGSNARYGDRHYTSNSGYTTYEYDDDSAPHSSRDYYESSDYPEESSSRAWKSYKTTTTSGAASRYRTTPYTRPSKWVKDEGPFIS